In the Nitratiruptor sp. YY09-18 genome, GTCAAAAGTAACGAAGAGTATACAAGTTCTCTTAGTTTAGAGCAATATATTCAATATAAGTGGCTTGGATATTTTCTCTTTGAATGGTTGCGTAACCCAGATTTCAAAAACTATAATGGAAAATATGATTTTAGCATCGGGGCTGGAAAGAGAATATACAAAACCGACTCACAAAATCTCAAAGTCAAATTTGGTCTAGGATATACAATAGAAGATTATGCAAATGATCTTCCTACCAAAAGGTATGCTTCACTGGTAGAAAACATCGAATATACCAATAGACTCAATCAACTGAGCCTTCTTTATATAAAATCAAAATTTTGGGAAAGTTTTGAAGACTTTAGTAAAAATTATGAGATAGGCGTTATTGCAGGTATAAAATTTAATATTACAAAACGACTCCATATACGCTTCGAAGAGCAAGTAAACTACGATAATCTCCCACCGCAAGGCTCTAAAAAGACAGATACCAAGACAATTGTAAGTCTAGGTATCAGATTTTGATCCTTTGGGAGTGCGTGATTGCTACTGCAATAGCATCAGTGATATCGAGGGGTTTTATATCTTTTTTGATTCCAAGTAACTTCTTTACCATAAAAGCAACCTGCTCTTTTGCGGCTTTTC is a window encoding:
- a CDS encoding YdiY family protein, encoding MRRVLLIIFFVVSFVHADSLKQSFDLGFTNTTGNSQTTNLNGKYRARYSTIGLHHKKLHIKFSLAAYYAENRDVKSNEEYTSSLSLEQYIQYKWLGYFLFEWLRNPDFKNYNGKYDFSIGAGKRIYKTDSQNLKVKFGLGYTIEDYANDLPTKRYASLVENIEYTNRLNQLSLLYIKSKFWESFEDFSKNYEIGVIAGIKFNITKRLHIRFEEQVNYDNLPPQGSKKTDTKTIVSLGIRF